A region of the Synechococcus sp. PCC 7502 genome:
ACTGTATATAGTGGTCAAGTAATTTTTTTGAGGGATTTACACACTACGGATATATGTATAAGAGTTTACTAAATTTAAGATGAATTTAAGAATAGTAGCGATCGCTTTTGGGTAATCAAGAAAAAATTAAGATCATTAGCTAACCGTTATTTTGACTGTGCCGACCCTTGAGATATTATGGTAGTAATCTATATCTCCATATTTCAGAACCAATGACAACTAGACGTGGTGATTCTGCCTTTCCCGTTAGCTTTAATAAAAATGAAGATGTCCTCGTGGAAGGAATGACAAAACGTGAGTATTTTGCCATTATGCTTATGCAGGGCTATGCTGTGGCTAACTTGCAATTTGAGGATATTTATCAAAAGGCACGAATGGCGGTCACGGAAGCCGATATCTTAATTGAAATTTTAAATGAGTAGTATATTCACCAAAACCCTAGATATTTGCCAAGTTGGGAATCCAGTTTTACGATTAACTGCGGAGCCGATTGCTGATCCTCAAGCTGAGGTTGTCCAAAAATTAATTGCTGGCTTAATTAAAACCCTGAAACAGTCTAATGGGGTTGGGATTGCTGCCCCGCAGGTTGGGAGATCGCAGAGGTTATTAGTAATTGCCTCCCATCCTAATGCTCGATACCCCCATGCCCCAAATATGGAACCCCTGCCATTAATTAATCCAGTAATTCGCTCCCATAGTGAAAATACAGAAAAAGATTGGGAAGGTTGTCTGTCTGTGCCGGGAATTCGAGGCTTAGTGCCACGGTATGACAGCATAGAAGTTGAATATTGCGATCGCCACGGTAAAACCCAAACTACAACTTTTACAGGATTTGTCGCTAGAATACTTCAACATGAGTACGATCACTTAGAAGGTAAAGTATTTTTAGATCGAGTGGAAAGTTCACTGGATTTAATTAGTGAAGCAGAGTATTTAAAATTAATACAGCAAGGGAATAAGTTAAGTTAACTGCTAGTTAGAGTAATTAAATTAAATGGTTAAGGCGGGTTAATCAAATAAGCTAGTTAAATTTCTTCAAAAAGTTCTTAAGAGTTAAGACTATGGCTCGATTTCAAAGCAAACTTTTTAATTGGCTTGATAACTCCCTACCCGTAAAACTAGGACGTAGAGTTAGAAATTGGTATGAAGAGGTAGGTAACCCAGTCCGCCAAGCAACTGAAACTATTAAGAAAACTACAACCAAGGCTATTCTCTATCCCATTTATATTCTGGCTGCATCTACGAATATTCAATCTAAATCCAAGCAAATTCCTTTATTACTAAAACCAGTCCAAAGTTTAGTTTTATGGATAGATCGCAATCACATTTTTAGTGTACAGAAGTCCAGCTATAAAACCCATCAATCAACCTATAAACCAACTCATAAATCATCCGTAGAAAATTCGCAAATCTCTCGTTATTTGCAATCCAAGAAGTTATTTCTATTTAATCAAACTTTTAATCTCACGACAGTAGAAGATAATCCCGAAGCAACCTTAAATAGAATTCAAAAATTAATCAGGGATGCGATCGCCTACTTTTTTGGCAATAAACATAATCGGCATAGGTTTAAATCAACCCAGCAATCGTCTAAGCAATTCTCTAATAAGTCCTCCGATCAAAATAATCAACCTTGGCTGGCAATGGCGGATGTATTTGATGATGATGCTACAGTTTGGCCCCCTAAATCTCAGGCGATCGCTAATCAGTTAGCCATAGATAAAGGCAATAGATCATCAGTTAATTTGTCTAATTCGTCGAGTAAAACTGAATCCCATGAGATCACATCTGCTCAAAGAAAGGATTTAGCGGAATCAACACCCCCAAGAGATTCTAGTCGTCCTCTTCATGCTTGGATTGATACGCAGTTTACATTTTTAGGCTATGTATATAGTCCTTTTATTCAGATTCTGCATTGGCTAGATTATTTAATTGCTATTATCGAAAAATGGATATTTAGGTTATGGCAGTACTTTGCTGGTTTTATGTGTAGGTTATTCAGATTTTAAGATATTTAAAAATTACTAAGCAAAATTACTAAACCTATGGGGCGATAGTTGATTAATTAGTTGATCAGAATTTCCAGCGATCGCTAAAGCAAACCGTTTAGCAAGGGGAGGTACAAATACAAATGGGCTAGTAAATCCTGAAAAAATATGGATATTTTCCGTAACTGCCCCAACTAAAGGTAGGGAATCTGCACTAAAAGCCACAAGACAACGATGACAGGTTCCTGGAATTGTAGCGATCGCTGGGATGATATTTTTAACTTGATCCCGAATAGCAATTTCACTCTGTTGCAGATCGCGATCAAGGTAAGGATTAGTATGCGCTAAGCTAATTTGTCCGATCCGCAGGTGCTGATTCTTAAACTGAATTGCGCCAACATCAATAGAGGGAGCTAAAACTTCATAATCCTCATCATCCCAACGTTGATCATTACGACTAGCTTCGGACTCTAGCCTTAACCTATCTGTAATTGCTGGCATTACGATTGTGCGTAAAATCACCTCTGATGGTACGGTTTCGATTACTTCAGCATGGGTAAAGTAGAGTTTTACAGATACACCAGAGCTTTTCAGAAGTGATCGCCCAATTCCTCCTGCACATACAGCAATATTTTGACCATAGTAACTAGTCTGTAGGGTTTTTACTCCACTGTTTACTCCAATTTGATTGACCTGTCTTACCTGATCTATAACAATCTCGCCACCGTGACGGAGCAATCCCAACTGATAAGCCTTGACTAAAAGTTCAGGATTGACATAGGCATGATGGTAGTGCAGAACTCCAGAAATTGCCTCAGGGTTAAGCAAGGGTTCTAGGGTAAGTGCCAGTTTAGGGTCTAAAAGCTGTGGCTGGACTGCAAAATGCTTAAAACTATCAGCAATTGCTTGGGGATTGGCATTAGCAGCAATGGTAAGTAATAAGTCTATATACTTGAACTCAATATCACTTTCTAATTCTGGAGCTAGTTTAGGGTAGCGGTCGATCCCTTCTTGGGCAAGCAGACGGGTTAAATCAGTAGTCCCTGACCAGTAGGGAATCCCTCCATAACTATACCGAGTCGCTCCTTGCAGATGTTGGTGTTGCTCAATTAAAAGTACTGAAAACCCTGCCACCGAGAGTTCATAACTAAGGGCAGCACCCGCAATTCCACTACCAATAACTACCC
Encoded here:
- the def gene encoding peptide deformylase, translated to MSSIFTKTLDICQVGNPVLRLTAEPIADPQAEVVQKLIAGLIKTLKQSNGVGIAAPQVGRSQRLLVIASHPNARYPHAPNMEPLPLINPVIRSHSENTEKDWEGCLSVPGIRGLVPRYDSIEVEYCDRHGKTQTTTFTGFVARILQHEYDHLEGKVFLDRVESSLDLISEAEYLKLIQQGNKLS
- a CDS encoding FAD-binding oxidoreductase, giving the protein MKTYDWVVIGSGIAGAALSYELSVAGFSVLLIEQHQHLQGATRYSYGGIPYWSGTTDLTRLLAQEGIDRYPKLAPELESDIEFKYIDLLLTIAANANPQAIADSFKHFAVQPQLLDPKLALTLEPLLNPEAISGVLHYHHAYVNPELLVKAYQLGLLRHGGEIVIDQVRQVNQIGVNSGVKTLQTSYYGQNIAVCAGGIGRSLLKSSGVSVKLYFTHAEVIETVPSEVILRTIVMPAITDRLRLESEASRNDQRWDDEDYEVLAPSIDVGAIQFKNQHLRIGQISLAHTNPYLDRDLQQSEIAIRDQVKNIIPAIATIPGTCHRCLVAFSADSLPLVGAVTENIHIFSGFTSPFVFVPPLAKRFALAIAGNSDQLINQLSPHRFSNFA